In one window of Episyrphus balteatus chromosome 3, idEpiBalt1.1, whole genome shotgun sequence DNA:
- the LOC129916856 gene encoding meiosis regulator and mRNA stability factor 1 isoform X2 translates to MADRFFSLYPDEANSFINYNSACLQSTGLVSSSSSQQLLSQSQSLAGDFNPTSLSSAYFSSTAVDVNNNPICQNNVITGVELNTRRNSSMMNYFATQQQNFNKVGNNNSSILKNTNNGCGSQTTYMPPSSLSSSMLNQQMMQQQQQQQCQYTHNNGNGCFNRHRYMPYNHNRACATAAAAASASSGLGNSTINPVSTATSLNMQFQQYAPIYQNCSNSSMMLSSQSNSSGSGIYDNSSELDFSYANVVGTGPTATTTSALANTSTTCVTSAANTSLNNGKTGGNGTTQYQSNGSSPGSDLNQVVTLQINNLDYSMDEASLRNFLINQLKPITPVVSLVFEGSSFAKVTVPNLNFAKQVVANLHRKKIGHKRMIVSYTRDSSLTEFNTLRCQVAGLLKDVPYYTLPMYKFRELFQSRFKTSISVLDLYKMQDICNINADSNEEKFISLQPELFNSLDSSPLMEGLQHSVPYCTIHFKREQHKGWAEQEIEPLPNVCMTISEIEQIIYPLLKSHPGDIPVASLVHCVEGELNIQIAKNENGVNLEHLVCCVHGIQINTNSFGNKILAWLEQENNVAKDNGDNRFYAKNATVSDPLYQISREVVELMKMSPKSTMKFNRFIPAYHNHFGKQCRVADYGYTKLIELFEALSTVVQIMGDGENRQITLTHRTQVRRFTSDLLRILRALGNKSVLLSQLPLIFSQIQHRSFDITDYGVCDIVDILDGLVNSNIVTVSTVQNGKDILISIPQRKQTSAEIEKTSIFASEVVELFRSAPQYSILFQKFVRCYHYHFAYQCRLSDYGFFKLADLMEAIQGVVEMEQNNDEDKKVFLSPKIARRVLSEQLEELIREFTGSSKTCMKLDDVLELHKKKFGYNIQPQVLGVADIHEGINVLPFVEVLKNENSFWIICHNDNAIFRTQCYRSCNIIQEHGKEQVPMNDFISSFSLKYHETLPETSIAAMKHAVEIVTDHDTKFLRISSFMKFLMGVIQFIEHRTMLLSEIKNALNVDYINCFQYGFPNLYTILRAYPDVFSVNTGQTQERSEISLILQSELVLPLISRTNTNSVLQSNNQQKQQSSKKLSSTTKLRPQQRLPLSENNNNRSSLINNNNNNNKTSDLVASKIPQQSIVTNKGPLSGSHFYPKQQSIPTKQQQPQPMMANNSNINNNNNNSGGNMSNTTTTTTNSNSCFNTSSNSSNFNNILNTTATSSSNKENSFNNSAFNVSFNSSMNSLSDPNTSMGSVNGGTPAAIGFSKLWDRRRGNYYNSTTVNANTEQANSCIFEMTNVNMQMCPVYEPPKPDTPPSDNMPFWIDPIWANSNGEKPPKINPLNIKLAQLKAFNISPMILSPYTLSKTENMKQQMFSFDNHDRKIA, encoded by the exons ATGGCAGATAGATTCTTCAg CTTATATCCTGATGAAGCCAATAGCTTTATCAATTACAATTCTGCATGTCTGCAATCCACTGGACTCgtatcatcatcgtcgtcgcaACAACTCCTGTCGCAATCTCAATCATTGGCTGGTGATTTCAACCCAACTTCGTTGTCATCAGCATATTTTTCATCAACTGCAGTTGATGTAAACAACAATCCCATCTGTCAAAACAATGTCATTACCGGAGTTGAACTAAATACCAGGCGAAATAGTTCCATGATGAATTATTTTGCCACTCAGCAGCAGAATTTCAACAAAGTTGGCAACAATAATTCATCCATATTAAAGAATACGAATAATGGCTGTGGGAGTCAGACGACTTATATGCCACCATCTAGTCTATCGTCATCGATGTTGAATCAACAAATGAtgcaacagcagcaacagcaacaatGTCAATATACGCACAACAATGGCAATGGCTGTTTCAACCGACATCGCTACATGCCATACAATCATAATCGCGCATGTGCCACTGCAGCAGCAGCTGCTTCTGCCTCGTCTGGCCTAGGAAACTCAACCATCAATCCTGTGTCAACTGCAACCTCTTTGAATATGCAATTTCAGCAATATGCTCCGATTTACCAGAACTGCTCGAATTCTTCCATGATGTTGTCATCCCAATCGAACTCGAGCGGTTCTGGAATCTACGATAACAGTTCAGAGCTTGACTTTAGCTATGCAAATGTTGTTGGAACTGGCCCAACTGCTACAACAACATCTGCATTAGCCAATACTAGTACTACATGTGTTACCAGTGCTGCCAATACAAGTTTAAACAATGGAAAGACCGGTGGAAATGGTACCACTCAATATCAATCGAATGGATCATCACCAGGAAGTGATCTTAATCAAGTTGTCACTTTGCAAATTAACAATCTGGACTATTCAATGGACGAGGCAAGTCTTCGGAATTTCCTTATCAATCAACTTAAACCGATAACTCCGGTAGTGTCATTGGTTTTTGAGGGTAGCTCCTTCGCCAAAGTCACTGTTCCGAATCTAAACTTTGCCAAGCAAGTTGTTGCCAATTTACACCGCAAAAAAATCGGTCATAAACGTATGATTGTGTCGTATACACGTGACTCATCGCTAACCGAATTCAATACCTTACGCTGCCAAGTAGCTGGTCTACTTAAAGATGTCCCTTACTATACTTTGCCAATGTACAAATTTCGCGAACTCTTTCAATCACGTTTCAAAACATCTATCAGTGTTTTGGATCTTTATAAGATGCAAGACATCTGCAACATTAACGCCGATAGTAATGAAGAAAAGTTCATAAGTCTTCAGCCTGAGCTTTTCAATTCTCTCGATAGTAGCCCACTGATGGAGGGTCTTCAGCATAGTGTTCCATATTGTACGATTCATTTCAAACGGGAACAACACAAAGGTTGGGCTGAGCAGGAGATTGAACCGTTGCCTAATGTTTGTATGACTATATCAGAGATTGAACAAATCATCTATCCTCTTCTTAAAAGCCATCCTGGTGATATACCAGTTGCTAGCTTAGTGCATTGTGTAGAGGGAGAGTTAAATATTCAGATAGCCAAGAATGAGAACGGGGTAAATTTGGAACACTTGGTTTGTTGTGTCCATGGGATACAAATCAATACAAATAGCTTTGGGAATAAGATCTTAGCCTGGTTGGAACAGGAGAATAATGTGGCAAAGGATAATGGCGATAATAGGTTCTATGCAAAGAATGCAACAGTTTCCGATCCACTGTATCAAATTTCAAGAGAAGTTGTCGAACTGATGAAGATGTCTCCGAAATCGACTATGAAATTCAACCGTTTTATTCCGGCTTATCACAATCATTTCGGTAAACAATGTCGAGTTGCTGATTATGGATACACCAAGCTGATCGAATTATTCGAAGCTCTCTCAACAGTGGTCCAAATTATGGGCGATGGTGAAAATCGGCAAATAACCCTTACCCATCGTACTCAAGTTCGCCGTTTTACATCAGACCTTCTGAGAATTCTACGGGCATTGGGTAACAAATCAGTTCTGCTGTCCCAATTGCCATTGATCTTCTCACAAATACAACATCGTAGCTTTGACATTACCGATTATGGAGTGTGTGACATTGTTGATATACTCGATGGATTAGTTAATTCAAACATAGTAACTGTTTCAACTGTTCAAAATGGTAAAGACATTTTAATATCAATACCACAGCGTAAACAAACTTCAGCTGAGATTGAAAAAACTAGCATATTTGCAAGTGAAGTGGTAGAATTATTTCGCAGTGCACCACAATATTCGATATTGTTTCAGAAATTTGTTCGTTGCTATCACTATCATTTTGCTTATCAATGCCGATTGAGTGATTATGGGTTCTTTAAATTGGCCGATTTAATGGAGGCCATACAAGGAGTAGTAGAAATGGAACAAAACAATGATGAagataaaaaagtatttctttCACCGAAGATAGCTCGAAGGGTGTTATCGGAGCAATTGGAGGAATTAATTCGAGAATTTACTGGATCGTCAAAGACCTGTATGAAACTCGATGATGTTTTGGAATTGCATAAGAAAAAATTTGGCTATAACATTCAGCCACAGGTTTTGGGTGTAGCTGATATTCATGAAGGCATTAATGTGTTGCCGTTTGTTGAG gTCTTGAAGAATGAGAACAGTTTCTGGATAATATGTCACAATGACAATGCTATCTTTCGTACTCAATGCTATCGTTCTTGTAATATAATTCAAGAACATGGAAAAGAACAAGTCCCTATGAATGATTTCATAAGCTCATTTAGCCTTAAGTACCATGAGACATTGCCAGAAACATCAATAGCTGCAATGAAACATGCAGTTGAG ATTGTTACAGATCATGATACAAAATTCCTAAGAATCTCATCCTTCATGAAATTCCTCATGGGAGTTATTCAATTTATAGAGCACCGTACAATGCTTTTGTCAGAAATTAAGAATGCTCTTAATGTGGATTATATCAATTGTTTCCAATATGGTTTTCCCAATTTATACACGATTCTTCGTGCTTATCCCGATGTTTTTTCCGTAAATACAGGACAAACCCAGGAACGTAGTGAGATCTCATTGATTCTTCAATCGGAATTGGTTCTTCCATTGATTTCACGCACCAACACCAATTCTGTTTTACAATCTAATAATCAACAGAAACAACAATCTTCCAAGAAATTATCTTCCACAACCAAATTACGCCCTCAACAGCGTCTTCCATTgagtgaaaataataataatcgttCATCATTgataaacaataacaacaacaacaacaagacgTCAGATTTAGTGGCATCAAAAATTCCACAACAATCTATTGTCACCAACAAAGGACCATTGAGTGGTTCGCATTTTTATCCAAAACAACAATCAATTCCCACCAAACAACAACAGCCACAACCTATGATGGCTAACAATAGtaatattaataacaataataacaacTCTGGTGGCAACATgagcaatacaacaacaacaacaactaacaGCAATAGTTGCTTCAACACTAGCTCAAATTCAAGCAACTTCAATAACATATTGAATACAACTGCGACATCTAGCAGCAACAAGGAGAACTCTTTCAATAATTCTGCATTTAATGTGTCATTCAATTCATCAATGAATTCACTTTCGGATCCGAATACGAGCATGGGAAGTGTCAATGGTGGCACACCAGCTGCGATAGGTTTCTCCAAGTTGTGGGATCGTCGTCGAGGAAACTATTATAATAGTACAACGGTAAATGCTAATACGGAACAGGCTAATAGTTGTATTTTCGAAATGACAAATGTGAATATGCAAATGTGTCCGGTTTATGAACCACCTAAACCGGATACACCACCATCTGAT AATATGCCATTTTGGATTGATCCGATTTGGGCGAATAGTAATGGTGAAAAGCCACCAAAAATCAATCCG ctcaatATCAAACTAGCACAATTAAAGGCTTTCAACATTTCACCAATGATTTTGTCTCCATATACtttatcaaaaactgaaaatatgaaaCAACAAATGTTTAGTTTTGATAATCATGATCGAAAAATTgcctag
- the LOC129916856 gene encoding meiosis regulator and mRNA stability factor 1 isoform X1: MADRFFSSLYPDEANSFINYNSACLQSTGLVSSSSSQQLLSQSQSLAGDFNPTSLSSAYFSSTAVDVNNNPICQNNVITGVELNTRRNSSMMNYFATQQQNFNKVGNNNSSILKNTNNGCGSQTTYMPPSSLSSSMLNQQMMQQQQQQQCQYTHNNGNGCFNRHRYMPYNHNRACATAAAAASASSGLGNSTINPVSTATSLNMQFQQYAPIYQNCSNSSMMLSSQSNSSGSGIYDNSSELDFSYANVVGTGPTATTTSALANTSTTCVTSAANTSLNNGKTGGNGTTQYQSNGSSPGSDLNQVVTLQINNLDYSMDEASLRNFLINQLKPITPVVSLVFEGSSFAKVTVPNLNFAKQVVANLHRKKIGHKRMIVSYTRDSSLTEFNTLRCQVAGLLKDVPYYTLPMYKFRELFQSRFKTSISVLDLYKMQDICNINADSNEEKFISLQPELFNSLDSSPLMEGLQHSVPYCTIHFKREQHKGWAEQEIEPLPNVCMTISEIEQIIYPLLKSHPGDIPVASLVHCVEGELNIQIAKNENGVNLEHLVCCVHGIQINTNSFGNKILAWLEQENNVAKDNGDNRFYAKNATVSDPLYQISREVVELMKMSPKSTMKFNRFIPAYHNHFGKQCRVADYGYTKLIELFEALSTVVQIMGDGENRQITLTHRTQVRRFTSDLLRILRALGNKSVLLSQLPLIFSQIQHRSFDITDYGVCDIVDILDGLVNSNIVTVSTVQNGKDILISIPQRKQTSAEIEKTSIFASEVVELFRSAPQYSILFQKFVRCYHYHFAYQCRLSDYGFFKLADLMEAIQGVVEMEQNNDEDKKVFLSPKIARRVLSEQLEELIREFTGSSKTCMKLDDVLELHKKKFGYNIQPQVLGVADIHEGINVLPFVEVLKNENSFWIICHNDNAIFRTQCYRSCNIIQEHGKEQVPMNDFISSFSLKYHETLPETSIAAMKHAVEIVTDHDTKFLRISSFMKFLMGVIQFIEHRTMLLSEIKNALNVDYINCFQYGFPNLYTILRAYPDVFSVNTGQTQERSEISLILQSELVLPLISRTNTNSVLQSNNQQKQQSSKKLSSTTKLRPQQRLPLSENNNNRSSLINNNNNNNKTSDLVASKIPQQSIVTNKGPLSGSHFYPKQQSIPTKQQQPQPMMANNSNINNNNNNSGGNMSNTTTTTTNSNSCFNTSSNSSNFNNILNTTATSSSNKENSFNNSAFNVSFNSSMNSLSDPNTSMGSVNGGTPAAIGFSKLWDRRRGNYYNSTTVNANTEQANSCIFEMTNVNMQMCPVYEPPKPDTPPSDNMPFWIDPIWANSNGEKPPKINPLNIKLAQLKAFNISPMILSPYTLSKTENMKQQMFSFDNHDRKIA, from the exons ATGGCAGATAGATTCTTCAg CAGCTTATATCCTGATGAAGCCAATAGCTTTATCAATTACAATTCTGCATGTCTGCAATCCACTGGACTCgtatcatcatcgtcgtcgcaACAACTCCTGTCGCAATCTCAATCATTGGCTGGTGATTTCAACCCAACTTCGTTGTCATCAGCATATTTTTCATCAACTGCAGTTGATGTAAACAACAATCCCATCTGTCAAAACAATGTCATTACCGGAGTTGAACTAAATACCAGGCGAAATAGTTCCATGATGAATTATTTTGCCACTCAGCAGCAGAATTTCAACAAAGTTGGCAACAATAATTCATCCATATTAAAGAATACGAATAATGGCTGTGGGAGTCAGACGACTTATATGCCACCATCTAGTCTATCGTCATCGATGTTGAATCAACAAATGAtgcaacagcagcaacagcaacaatGTCAATATACGCACAACAATGGCAATGGCTGTTTCAACCGACATCGCTACATGCCATACAATCATAATCGCGCATGTGCCACTGCAGCAGCAGCTGCTTCTGCCTCGTCTGGCCTAGGAAACTCAACCATCAATCCTGTGTCAACTGCAACCTCTTTGAATATGCAATTTCAGCAATATGCTCCGATTTACCAGAACTGCTCGAATTCTTCCATGATGTTGTCATCCCAATCGAACTCGAGCGGTTCTGGAATCTACGATAACAGTTCAGAGCTTGACTTTAGCTATGCAAATGTTGTTGGAACTGGCCCAACTGCTACAACAACATCTGCATTAGCCAATACTAGTACTACATGTGTTACCAGTGCTGCCAATACAAGTTTAAACAATGGAAAGACCGGTGGAAATGGTACCACTCAATATCAATCGAATGGATCATCACCAGGAAGTGATCTTAATCAAGTTGTCACTTTGCAAATTAACAATCTGGACTATTCAATGGACGAGGCAAGTCTTCGGAATTTCCTTATCAATCAACTTAAACCGATAACTCCGGTAGTGTCATTGGTTTTTGAGGGTAGCTCCTTCGCCAAAGTCACTGTTCCGAATCTAAACTTTGCCAAGCAAGTTGTTGCCAATTTACACCGCAAAAAAATCGGTCATAAACGTATGATTGTGTCGTATACACGTGACTCATCGCTAACCGAATTCAATACCTTACGCTGCCAAGTAGCTGGTCTACTTAAAGATGTCCCTTACTATACTTTGCCAATGTACAAATTTCGCGAACTCTTTCAATCACGTTTCAAAACATCTATCAGTGTTTTGGATCTTTATAAGATGCAAGACATCTGCAACATTAACGCCGATAGTAATGAAGAAAAGTTCATAAGTCTTCAGCCTGAGCTTTTCAATTCTCTCGATAGTAGCCCACTGATGGAGGGTCTTCAGCATAGTGTTCCATATTGTACGATTCATTTCAAACGGGAACAACACAAAGGTTGGGCTGAGCAGGAGATTGAACCGTTGCCTAATGTTTGTATGACTATATCAGAGATTGAACAAATCATCTATCCTCTTCTTAAAAGCCATCCTGGTGATATACCAGTTGCTAGCTTAGTGCATTGTGTAGAGGGAGAGTTAAATATTCAGATAGCCAAGAATGAGAACGGGGTAAATTTGGAACACTTGGTTTGTTGTGTCCATGGGATACAAATCAATACAAATAGCTTTGGGAATAAGATCTTAGCCTGGTTGGAACAGGAGAATAATGTGGCAAAGGATAATGGCGATAATAGGTTCTATGCAAAGAATGCAACAGTTTCCGATCCACTGTATCAAATTTCAAGAGAAGTTGTCGAACTGATGAAGATGTCTCCGAAATCGACTATGAAATTCAACCGTTTTATTCCGGCTTATCACAATCATTTCGGTAAACAATGTCGAGTTGCTGATTATGGATACACCAAGCTGATCGAATTATTCGAAGCTCTCTCAACAGTGGTCCAAATTATGGGCGATGGTGAAAATCGGCAAATAACCCTTACCCATCGTACTCAAGTTCGCCGTTTTACATCAGACCTTCTGAGAATTCTACGGGCATTGGGTAACAAATCAGTTCTGCTGTCCCAATTGCCATTGATCTTCTCACAAATACAACATCGTAGCTTTGACATTACCGATTATGGAGTGTGTGACATTGTTGATATACTCGATGGATTAGTTAATTCAAACATAGTAACTGTTTCAACTGTTCAAAATGGTAAAGACATTTTAATATCAATACCACAGCGTAAACAAACTTCAGCTGAGATTGAAAAAACTAGCATATTTGCAAGTGAAGTGGTAGAATTATTTCGCAGTGCACCACAATATTCGATATTGTTTCAGAAATTTGTTCGTTGCTATCACTATCATTTTGCTTATCAATGCCGATTGAGTGATTATGGGTTCTTTAAATTGGCCGATTTAATGGAGGCCATACAAGGAGTAGTAGAAATGGAACAAAACAATGATGAagataaaaaagtatttctttCACCGAAGATAGCTCGAAGGGTGTTATCGGAGCAATTGGAGGAATTAATTCGAGAATTTACTGGATCGTCAAAGACCTGTATGAAACTCGATGATGTTTTGGAATTGCATAAGAAAAAATTTGGCTATAACATTCAGCCACAGGTTTTGGGTGTAGCTGATATTCATGAAGGCATTAATGTGTTGCCGTTTGTTGAG gTCTTGAAGAATGAGAACAGTTTCTGGATAATATGTCACAATGACAATGCTATCTTTCGTACTCAATGCTATCGTTCTTGTAATATAATTCAAGAACATGGAAAAGAACAAGTCCCTATGAATGATTTCATAAGCTCATTTAGCCTTAAGTACCATGAGACATTGCCAGAAACATCAATAGCTGCAATGAAACATGCAGTTGAG ATTGTTACAGATCATGATACAAAATTCCTAAGAATCTCATCCTTCATGAAATTCCTCATGGGAGTTATTCAATTTATAGAGCACCGTACAATGCTTTTGTCAGAAATTAAGAATGCTCTTAATGTGGATTATATCAATTGTTTCCAATATGGTTTTCCCAATTTATACACGATTCTTCGTGCTTATCCCGATGTTTTTTCCGTAAATACAGGACAAACCCAGGAACGTAGTGAGATCTCATTGATTCTTCAATCGGAATTGGTTCTTCCATTGATTTCACGCACCAACACCAATTCTGTTTTACAATCTAATAATCAACAGAAACAACAATCTTCCAAGAAATTATCTTCCACAACCAAATTACGCCCTCAACAGCGTCTTCCATTgagtgaaaataataataatcgttCATCATTgataaacaataacaacaacaacaacaagacgTCAGATTTAGTGGCATCAAAAATTCCACAACAATCTATTGTCACCAACAAAGGACCATTGAGTGGTTCGCATTTTTATCCAAAACAACAATCAATTCCCACCAAACAACAACAGCCACAACCTATGATGGCTAACAATAGtaatattaataacaataataacaacTCTGGTGGCAACATgagcaatacaacaacaacaacaactaacaGCAATAGTTGCTTCAACACTAGCTCAAATTCAAGCAACTTCAATAACATATTGAATACAACTGCGACATCTAGCAGCAACAAGGAGAACTCTTTCAATAATTCTGCATTTAATGTGTCATTCAATTCATCAATGAATTCACTTTCGGATCCGAATACGAGCATGGGAAGTGTCAATGGTGGCACACCAGCTGCGATAGGTTTCTCCAAGTTGTGGGATCGTCGTCGAGGAAACTATTATAATAGTACAACGGTAAATGCTAATACGGAACAGGCTAATAGTTGTATTTTCGAAATGACAAATGTGAATATGCAAATGTGTCCGGTTTATGAACCACCTAAACCGGATACACCACCATCTGAT AATATGCCATTTTGGATTGATCCGATTTGGGCGAATAGTAATGGTGAAAAGCCACCAAAAATCAATCCG ctcaatATCAAACTAGCACAATTAAAGGCTTTCAACATTTCACCAATGATTTTGTCTCCATATACtttatcaaaaactgaaaatatgaaaCAACAAATGTTTAGTTTTGATAATCATGATCGAAAAATTgcctag